In Camelus dromedarius isolate mCamDro1 chromosome 4, mCamDro1.pat, whole genome shotgun sequence, the following are encoded in one genomic region:
- the ITPRID2 gene encoding protein ITPRID2 isoform X5 yields MDQPLVASAEAEEELEWQVASRKRKAWAKCRGSWQASETEDLSTEATTQDEDEDDEEDLPGAKLRAAAGRGNVPNEKIAIWLKDCRTPLGASLDEQSSGTLKGVLVRNGGSFEDDLSLGAEANHLHETDTQIENCNNILAKERRLQFHQKGRSMNSTGSGKSSGTVSSVSELLELYEEDPEEILYNLGFGRDEPDIASKIPSRFFNSSSFARGIDIKVFLSAQMQRMEVENPNYALTSRFRQIEVLTTVANAFSSLYSQVSGTPLQRIGSMSSVTSNKETDSPPPLTRSNTANRLMKTLSKLNLCIDKTEKGEGNTPSPTVEKGKILNVSVTEESGNKNDQKSQKIMKKKDSSSMLATVREEVSGSSVMVMENAGINRLSDEANSDFNQETESGQSKESRSHKNKLGEESGVLETDTGSDFNMSSHSELEESRELKNVHVSTPEKEPCAPLTIPSIRNIMAQQKDSFEMEEVQSTEGEAPHIPATCQLGLTKSKRDHLLRTASQHSDSSGFAEDSTDCLSLNHLQVHESLQAMGSSADSCDSETTVTSFGEELLTPTAQDQPYFNESEEESLTSLQMGREKTATIADKRPDSQGFPPCETVEHTGSPQSTCSAGDHVTEVTETKEDSSPAQPGELLRAASAESDMDKSSECEFPQYTTHHILKSLASIEAKCSEKGSENTTGPPSVDRVNTALRRAQMKVFSLSNQRVGRSLIKSKDLLKQRYLFAKAGYPLRRSQSLPTTLLSPVRVVSSVNVRLSPGKETRCSPPSFTYKYTPEEEQKLEKEAIERDGQSLVKSTIFISPPSVKKEEATQSEVNRLEDCPLRRTPACSLYAPVPMSQSTCSLHSIHSEWQERPLCEHMRTLSTHSVPNIPGATCSAFTSPFGCPYSQRHAAYPYRACSVNPPSAIEMQLRRVLHDIRNSLQNLSQYPMTRGPDLAAAPYSTQKSSVLPLYENTFQELQVMRRSLNLFRTQMMDLELAMLRQQTMVYHHMTEEERYEVDQLQSLRNSVRMELQDLELQLEERLLGLEEQLRAVRMPSPFRSPALLVTELMREQSYLKSELGLGEMGFEIPPGESSESVFSQATSESSSVCSGPSHANRRTGVPSSDSVGKPKTHLVPSKKVFRASVALTPTAPSRTGSVQTPPDVERAEEGGAAEEASEAVGPKSEVEEERGKISLLPAAEETHKNVEQDELQQVIREIKESIVGEIRREIVSGLLAAVSSSKASNSKQDIP; encoded by the exons GAAACGTACCTAACGAGAAGATCGCGATATGGCTCAAGGACTGCCG TACCCCTTTGGGAGCGTCACTGGATGAACAAAGCAGTGGTACACTCAAGG GCGTTCTAGTGAGAAATGGAGGAAGTTTTGAGGATGATTTGTCACTGGGAGCTGAAG CCAACCACCTCCATGAAACTGATACTCAAATTGAAAACTG CAATAATATCTTGGCCAAAGAGAGAAGACTACAGTTTCATCAGAAGGGGAGAAGTATGAATTCGACTGGATCTGGGAAGAGTAGTGGGACAGTCTCGAG tgtttcagAATTGTTGGAACTTTATGAGGAAGATCCTGAAGAAATTCTTTATAATCTTGGATTTGGACGAGATGAGCCAGATATTGCTTCTAAAATTCCTTCCAGATTTTTTAATTCATCATCATTTGCCAGAGGAATAGATATTAAAGTATTTTTGAGTGCTCAAATGCAACGGATGGAAGTAGAAAATCCAAATTATGCTTTAACAA gcCGTTTTCGTCAAATTGAAGTGCTTACTACTGTGGCCaatgcattttcttctttatattcccAAGTCTCTGGGACTCCCCTGCAGAGAATTGGAAGCATGTCCTCAGTGACCTCTAACAAGGAAACCGACTCGCCTCCACCTTTAACCCGAAGTAACACTGCAAATCGCTTAATGAAAACACTATCAAAACTAAATTTATGTATtgataaaacagagaaaggagaaggtaATACTCCTTCCCCAACAGTCGAAAAAGGAAAGATTCTGAATGTTTCAGTGACGGAAGAAAGTGGCAATAAAAATGATCAGAAGTCTCAAAAAATTATGAAGAAGAAAGATTCATCTTCTATGTTGGCTACAGTTAGAGAAGAAGTATCAGGTAGTTCAGTGATGGTGATGGAGAATGCTGGCATTAATAGACTTTCTGATGAAGCAAACAGTGATTTTAACCAAGAAACTGAAAGTGGACAAAGTAAAGAATCTCGAAGTCATAAGAATAAACTGGGTGAGGAATCTGGTGTCCTAGAAACCGATACAGGTAGCGATTTCAACATGTCCAGCCACAGTGAGCTGGAAGAGAGCAGGGAGCTAAAAAATGTCCACGTGTCCACACCTGAAAAAGAGCCCTGTGCACCGTTGACGATCCCTTCCATACGAAATATAATGGCACAGCAGAAGGATTCCTTTGAAATGGAAGAG GTTCAAAGTACAGAGGGAGAAGCTCCCCATATCCCGGCCACTTGCCAGCTCGGTCTGACCAAGTCAAAGAGAG ATCACCTGTTGCGTACTGCAAGTCAGCACTCTGATAGCAGCGGTTTTGCTGAAGATTCGACAGACTGCCTCTCCCTTAATCATCTTCAG GTTCATGAATCCCTGCAAGCCATGGGGAGTAGTGCTGATAGTTGTGACAGTGAGACAACAGTCACATCATTTGGTGAAGAGCTCCTTACACCAACGGCACAAGACCAGCCTTATTTTAATGAATCAGAGGAGGAGTCTCTCACCTCTCTTCAGATGGGAAGAGAGAAGACCGCAACAATTGCTGACAAAagaccagacagccagggtttccCCCCGTGCGAGACTGTTGAGCATACAGGAAGTCCGCAGTCCACCTGTAGTGCAGGGGATCACGTTACTGAGGTCACTGAAACGAAAGAGGACTCATCTCCAGCACAGCCAGGGGAACTACTGAGAGCAGCAAGTGCTGAAAGTGACATGGATAAAAGTAGTGAATGTGAATTTCCCCAGTATACCACCCACCATATTCTTAAATCACTGGCTTCTATTGAAGCTAAATGCAGTGAGAAGGGCTCTGAAAATACAACTGGGCCTCCCTCTGTGGACAGAGTAAATACAGCTTTGCGAAGAGCCCAAATGAAGGTTTTCAGTCTGTCTAATCAAAGAGTGGGGCGTAGCTTGATAAAATCAAAAGATCTGTTAAAACAGAGGTACTTGTTTGCAAAAGCTGGCTATCCCCTGAGAAGGTCTCAGTCTTTACCGACCACCTTGTTGAGTCCAGTAAGGGTTGTGTCCTCTGTCAATGTTCGGCTGTCACCTGGAAAAGAGACCAGATGCAGTCCACCTTCCTTCACTTACAAGTACACACCGGAAGAGgaacagaaattagaaaaagaggcGATTGAACGTGATGGTCAGTCTTTAGTTAAATCCACTATTTTCATCTCTCCGCCATCTGTGAAGAAAGAGGAAGCCACCCAGAGCGAGGTGAACCGCTTGGAGGACTGCCCTCTGCGGAGGACTCCCGCCTGTTCACTGTACGCTCCGGTCCCCATGTCTCAGTCCACCTGCTCCCTTCACTCCATCCACTCGGAGTGGCAGGAAAGACCCCTGTGTGAGCACATGAGAACTCTGAGCACTCACAGTGTCCCCAATATACCAGGCGCCACCTGCAGTGCCTTCACGTCCCCTTTTGGGTGTCCTTACTCACAGAGACATGCTGCCTACCCTTACCGAGCGTGCTCTGTGAACCCTCCTTCTGCCATCGAAATGCAGTTGCGAAGAGTATTGCATGATATTAGAAACTCACTGCAGAACCTTTCACAG TACCCTATGACGAGAGGACCTGATCTTGCTGCTGCTCCATACAGTACTCAGAAATCATCTGTTCTACCTCTTTATGAA AATACTTTTCAGGAGCTCCAGGTAATGAGGCGGAGCCTGAATTTGTTTAGAACGCAAATGATGGATTTAGAATTGGCAATGCTGCGCCAGCAAACCATGGTTTATCATCATATGACTGAGGAGGAAAG GTATGAAGTTGATCAGCTCCAGAGCTTGAGAAATTCAGTCCGAATGGAACTGCAGGACCTGGAGCTGCAGCTGGAGGAGCgcctgctggggctggaggagcagcTCCGCGCCGTGCGCATGCCGTCGCCCTTCCGCTCCCCGGCGCTCCTG GTCACTGAACTGATGCGGGAACAGTCATATCTGAAGTCTGAATTGGGCCTTGGAGAAATGGGATTTGAAATTCCTCCTGGAGAAAGCTCAGAGTCTGTTTTCTCCCAAGCAACATCAGAATCATCTTCTGTATGTTCTGGTCCCTCTCATGCAAACAGAAGAACTGGAGTACCTTCTAGTGACTCAGTGGGCAAACCCAAGACCCATCTGGTACCAAGCAAGAAAGTATTCCGAGCATCAGTGGCCCTAACACCAACTGCTCCTTCTAGAACAGGCTCTGTGCAGACACCTCCAGATGTGGAAAGAGCCGAGGAAGGTGGAGCAGCTGAAGAAGCCTCAGAGGCTGTAGGACCTAAGTCTGAAGTGGAGGAAGAGCGTGGAAAAATTTCATTATTGCCAGCTGCTGAGGAAACGCATAAAAACGTGGAGCAAGATGAGTTGCAGCAAGTCATAAGGGAG ATTAAAGAGTCTATTGTTGGGGAAATAAGACGGGAAATTGTAAGTGGACTTTTGGCAGCAGTATCTTCAAGTAAAGCATCTAATTCTAAGCAAGATATTCCTTAA
- the ITPRID2 gene encoding protein ITPRID2 isoform X4 — protein MDQPLVASAEAEEELEWQVASRKRKAWAKCRGSWQASETEDLSTEATTQDEDEDDEEDLPGAKLRAAAGRGNVPNEKIAIWLKDCRTPLGASLDEQSSGTLKGVLVRNGGSFEDDLSLGAEANHLHETDTQIENCNNILAKERRLQFHQKGRSMNSTGSGKSSGTVSSVSELLELYEEDPEEILYNLGFGRDEPDIASKIPSRFFNSSSFARGIDIKVFLSAQMQRMEVENPNYALTSRFRQIEVLTTVANAFSSLYSQVSGTPLQRIGSMSSVTSNKETDSPPPLTRSNTANRLMKTLSKLNLCIDKTEKGEGNTPSPTVEKGKILNVSVTEESGNKNDQKSQKIMKKKDSSSMLATVREEVSGSSVMVMENAGINRLSDEANSDFNQETESGQSKESRSHKNKLGEESGVLETDTGSDFNMSSHSELEESRELKNVHVSTPEKEPCAPLTIPSIRNIMAQQKDSFEMEEVQSTEGEAPHIPATCQLGLTKSKRDHLLRTASQHSDSSGFAEDSTDCLSLNHLQVHESLQAMGSSADSCDSETTVTSFGEELLTPTAQDQPYFNESEEESLTSLQMGREKTATIADKRPDSQGFPPCETVEHTGSPQSTCSAGDHVTEVTETKEDSSPAQPGELLRAASAESDMDKSSECEFPQYTTHHILKSLASIEAKCSEKGSENTTGPPSVDRVNTALRRAQMKVFSLSNQRVGRSLIKSKDLLKQRYLFAKAGYPLRRSQSLPTTLLSPVRVVSSVNVRLSPGKETRCSPPSFTYKYTPEEEQKLEKEAIERDGQSLVKSTIFISPPSVKKEEATQSEVNRLEDCPLRRTPACSLYAPVPMSQSTCSLHSIHSEWQERPLCEHMRTLSTHSVPNIPGATCSAFTSPFGCPYSQRHAAYPYRACSVNPPSAIEMQLRRVLHDIRNSLQNLSQYPMTRGPDLAAAPYSTQKSSVLPLYENTFQELQVMRRSLNLFRTQMMDLELAMLRQQTMVYHHMTEEERYEVDQLQSLRNSVRMELQDLELQLEERLLGLEEQLRAVRMPSPFRSPALLGMCGSRSADNLSCPSPLNVMEPVTELMREQSYLKSELGLGEMGFEIPPGESSESVFSQATSESSSVCSGPSHANRRTGVPSSDSVGKPKTHLVPSKKVFRASVALTPTAPSRTGSVQTPPDVERAEEGGAAEEASEAVGPKSEVEEERGKISLLPAAEETHKNVEQDELQQVIREIKESIVGEIRREIVSGLLAAVSSSKASNSKQDIP, from the exons GAAACGTACCTAACGAGAAGATCGCGATATGGCTCAAGGACTGCCG TACCCCTTTGGGAGCGTCACTGGATGAACAAAGCAGTGGTACACTCAAGG GCGTTCTAGTGAGAAATGGAGGAAGTTTTGAGGATGATTTGTCACTGGGAGCTGAAG CCAACCACCTCCATGAAACTGATACTCAAATTGAAAACTG CAATAATATCTTGGCCAAAGAGAGAAGACTACAGTTTCATCAGAAGGGGAGAAGTATGAATTCGACTGGATCTGGGAAGAGTAGTGGGACAGTCTCGAG tgtttcagAATTGTTGGAACTTTATGAGGAAGATCCTGAAGAAATTCTTTATAATCTTGGATTTGGACGAGATGAGCCAGATATTGCTTCTAAAATTCCTTCCAGATTTTTTAATTCATCATCATTTGCCAGAGGAATAGATATTAAAGTATTTTTGAGTGCTCAAATGCAACGGATGGAAGTAGAAAATCCAAATTATGCTTTAACAA gcCGTTTTCGTCAAATTGAAGTGCTTACTACTGTGGCCaatgcattttcttctttatattcccAAGTCTCTGGGACTCCCCTGCAGAGAATTGGAAGCATGTCCTCAGTGACCTCTAACAAGGAAACCGACTCGCCTCCACCTTTAACCCGAAGTAACACTGCAAATCGCTTAATGAAAACACTATCAAAACTAAATTTATGTATtgataaaacagagaaaggagaaggtaATACTCCTTCCCCAACAGTCGAAAAAGGAAAGATTCTGAATGTTTCAGTGACGGAAGAAAGTGGCAATAAAAATGATCAGAAGTCTCAAAAAATTATGAAGAAGAAAGATTCATCTTCTATGTTGGCTACAGTTAGAGAAGAAGTATCAGGTAGTTCAGTGATGGTGATGGAGAATGCTGGCATTAATAGACTTTCTGATGAAGCAAACAGTGATTTTAACCAAGAAACTGAAAGTGGACAAAGTAAAGAATCTCGAAGTCATAAGAATAAACTGGGTGAGGAATCTGGTGTCCTAGAAACCGATACAGGTAGCGATTTCAACATGTCCAGCCACAGTGAGCTGGAAGAGAGCAGGGAGCTAAAAAATGTCCACGTGTCCACACCTGAAAAAGAGCCCTGTGCACCGTTGACGATCCCTTCCATACGAAATATAATGGCACAGCAGAAGGATTCCTTTGAAATGGAAGAG GTTCAAAGTACAGAGGGAGAAGCTCCCCATATCCCGGCCACTTGCCAGCTCGGTCTGACCAAGTCAAAGAGAG ATCACCTGTTGCGTACTGCAAGTCAGCACTCTGATAGCAGCGGTTTTGCTGAAGATTCGACAGACTGCCTCTCCCTTAATCATCTTCAG GTTCATGAATCCCTGCAAGCCATGGGGAGTAGTGCTGATAGTTGTGACAGTGAGACAACAGTCACATCATTTGGTGAAGAGCTCCTTACACCAACGGCACAAGACCAGCCTTATTTTAATGAATCAGAGGAGGAGTCTCTCACCTCTCTTCAGATGGGAAGAGAGAAGACCGCAACAATTGCTGACAAAagaccagacagccagggtttccCCCCGTGCGAGACTGTTGAGCATACAGGAAGTCCGCAGTCCACCTGTAGTGCAGGGGATCACGTTACTGAGGTCACTGAAACGAAAGAGGACTCATCTCCAGCACAGCCAGGGGAACTACTGAGAGCAGCAAGTGCTGAAAGTGACATGGATAAAAGTAGTGAATGTGAATTTCCCCAGTATACCACCCACCATATTCTTAAATCACTGGCTTCTATTGAAGCTAAATGCAGTGAGAAGGGCTCTGAAAATACAACTGGGCCTCCCTCTGTGGACAGAGTAAATACAGCTTTGCGAAGAGCCCAAATGAAGGTTTTCAGTCTGTCTAATCAAAGAGTGGGGCGTAGCTTGATAAAATCAAAAGATCTGTTAAAACAGAGGTACTTGTTTGCAAAAGCTGGCTATCCCCTGAGAAGGTCTCAGTCTTTACCGACCACCTTGTTGAGTCCAGTAAGGGTTGTGTCCTCTGTCAATGTTCGGCTGTCACCTGGAAAAGAGACCAGATGCAGTCCACCTTCCTTCACTTACAAGTACACACCGGAAGAGgaacagaaattagaaaaagaggcGATTGAACGTGATGGTCAGTCTTTAGTTAAATCCACTATTTTCATCTCTCCGCCATCTGTGAAGAAAGAGGAAGCCACCCAGAGCGAGGTGAACCGCTTGGAGGACTGCCCTCTGCGGAGGACTCCCGCCTGTTCACTGTACGCTCCGGTCCCCATGTCTCAGTCCACCTGCTCCCTTCACTCCATCCACTCGGAGTGGCAGGAAAGACCCCTGTGTGAGCACATGAGAACTCTGAGCACTCACAGTGTCCCCAATATACCAGGCGCCACCTGCAGTGCCTTCACGTCCCCTTTTGGGTGTCCTTACTCACAGAGACATGCTGCCTACCCTTACCGAGCGTGCTCTGTGAACCCTCCTTCTGCCATCGAAATGCAGTTGCGAAGAGTATTGCATGATATTAGAAACTCACTGCAGAACCTTTCACAG TACCCTATGACGAGAGGACCTGATCTTGCTGCTGCTCCATACAGTACTCAGAAATCATCTGTTCTACCTCTTTATGAA AATACTTTTCAGGAGCTCCAGGTAATGAGGCGGAGCCTGAATTTGTTTAGAACGCAAATGATGGATTTAGAATTGGCAATGCTGCGCCAGCAAACCATGGTTTATCATCATATGACTGAGGAGGAAAG GTATGAAGTTGATCAGCTCCAGAGCTTGAGAAATTCAGTCCGAATGGAACTGCAGGACCTGGAGCTGCAGCTGGAGGAGCgcctgctggggctggaggagcagcTCCGCGCCGTGCGCATGCCGTCGCCCTTCCGCTCCCCGGCGCTCCTG GGAATGTGTGGCAGTAGGAGCGCTGATAACTTGTCATGCCCTTCTCCATTGAATGTAATGGAACCA GTCACTGAACTGATGCGGGAACAGTCATATCTGAAGTCTGAATTGGGCCTTGGAGAAATGGGATTTGAAATTCCTCCTGGAGAAAGCTCAGAGTCTGTTTTCTCCCAAGCAACATCAGAATCATCTTCTGTATGTTCTGGTCCCTCTCATGCAAACAGAAGAACTGGAGTACCTTCTAGTGACTCAGTGGGCAAACCCAAGACCCATCTGGTACCAAGCAAGAAAGTATTCCGAGCATCAGTGGCCCTAACACCAACTGCTCCTTCTAGAACAGGCTCTGTGCAGACACCTCCAGATGTGGAAAGAGCCGAGGAAGGTGGAGCAGCTGAAGAAGCCTCAGAGGCTGTAGGACCTAAGTCTGAAGTGGAGGAAGAGCGTGGAAAAATTTCATTATTGCCAGCTGCTGAGGAAACGCATAAAAACGTGGAGCAAGATGAGTTGCAGCAAGTCATAAGGGAG ATTAAAGAGTCTATTGTTGGGGAAATAAGACGGGAAATTGTAAGTGGACTTTTGGCAGCAGTATCTTCAAGTAAAGCATCTAATTCTAAGCAAGATATTCCTTAA